In one window of Bdellovibrio bacteriovorus W DNA:
- a CDS encoding RNA-binding protein (COG0724 RNA-binding proteins (RRM domain)), translating into MGKKLYVGNLSYTVDADQLSSVFSEYGTVDSANVIMDRETGRSKGFAFVEMSADDEAKNAIDRLNGMEISGRAMNISEAKPQENRSNGGSRGGGFGSRRY; encoded by the coding sequence ATGGGAAAAAAATTATACGTAGGCAACCTTTCTTACACAGTAGATGCTGATCAATTATCAAGTGTATTTAGCGAATACGGAACTGTTGATTCTGCGAACGTTATTATGGACCGTGAAACAGGTCGCAGCAAAGGTTTTGCGTTTGTTGAAATGTCAGCTGATGACGAAGCTAAAAACGCAATTGATAGATTGAATGGTATGGAAATTTCTGGTCGTGCTATGAATATTTCTGAAGCTAAACCACAAGAGAATCGCTCTAACGGTGGCAGCCGTGGCGGTGGTTTCGGTTCTCGCCGATACTAA
- a CDS encoding FKBP-type peptidyl-prolyl cis-trans isomerase (COG1047 FKBP-type peptidyl-prolyl cis-trans isomerases 2), whose protein sequence is MSAQIISFNCILKNRAGSLISSTFNRDILNTTFGGESMLEGLAKGLQNLKNGERRTIFLKAEEAYGLYDPKKIILYPRKKILDEVREGSIVVIRGKSGTTRVYKVFEVLSNFVRLDGNHPLAGQDLIFEIEALSVRQATPDELDESVNGLENQVLH, encoded by the coding sequence ATGAGTGCTCAGATTATTTCCTTCAACTGTATTTTAAAAAACAGAGCCGGCAGTTTGATAAGTTCGACTTTCAATCGAGATATTCTAAATACAACTTTCGGTGGAGAAAGTATGCTTGAAGGTCTTGCAAAGGGCCTTCAAAATCTAAAAAATGGAGAGAGAAGGACTATTTTTCTTAAGGCCGAAGAGGCTTATGGATTGTATGATCCAAAGAAAATTATACTTTACCCTCGGAAAAAAATCTTGGACGAGGTTAGGGAGGGATCCATAGTTGTTATTCGAGGAAAAAGTGGCACGACTAGAGTTTATAAAGTATTTGAAGTTTTATCAAACTTTGTGCGACTCGATGGTAATCATCCACTTGCAGGCCAGGACTTAATTTTTGAAATAGAAGCCCTCAGTGTTCGGCAAGCAACTCCTGATGAACTTGATGAATCAGTCAATGGACTTGAGAATCAGGTATTGCATTGA
- a CDS encoding ATP-dependent RNA helicase RhlE (COG0513 Superfamily II DNA and RNA helicases), protein MKFDKFHLSEDLLSNLHGLGFFRTTDIQYKAIPSIMKGEDVLAIAQTGTGKTAAFAIPIVNGIHSDKSSKRALGIKCLVMVPTRELAQQIGEVFNSLCKHTKVKPFALFGGVEQDAQIKKLQDGIDILISTPGRMFDLISQGHIHVNAIETLVLDEADHMLDLGFIDDIESIKRKLTRNHQTLFFSATINPEIKKLAYSQIRGNAIRIQISPDDPVSKNVSHFVMYVEMDDKRFFLAEYIKQNPEGKFIVFVRTRVRAERVAAAMARAEIDTLTIHGGNDQTDRTEVMKAFRTGACRVLIATDVSARGIDIPNVTHVVTYDLPEKPENYVHRVGRTGRGFNKGIAVSFCSTEEKPQLEEIEKFLNKKIEVIKVSKADYNFVVTTSSAIAEKDIDASLQALLNSEDEFKKSKRRKK, encoded by the coding sequence TTGAAATTCGATAAATTCCACCTTTCTGAAGACTTATTGAGCAACCTCCATGGGCTTGGTTTCTTTCGCACGACTGATATTCAGTACAAAGCTATCCCATCGATTATGAAGGGCGAGGACGTTTTAGCGATTGCGCAAACTGGAACAGGCAAAACAGCTGCGTTTGCCATTCCTATCGTCAACGGCATTCACTCCGACAAATCCAGTAAGCGCGCTCTTGGTATTAAGTGTCTTGTCATGGTCCCTACCCGTGAACTTGCCCAACAAATCGGTGAAGTTTTTAACTCCCTTTGCAAACATACGAAGGTAAAACCCTTTGCTCTTTTTGGGGGGGTAGAACAAGACGCTCAAATTAAGAAACTTCAAGACGGAATTGATATTTTAATTTCTACTCCAGGGCGTATGTTTGATTTGATCAGCCAAGGTCATATTCACGTCAATGCCATCGAAACTCTAGTTTTAGATGAAGCCGATCATATGCTCGATCTTGGATTTATTGACGACATCGAATCTATTAAAAGAAAGCTCACACGCAATCATCAAACGCTTTTCTTTTCAGCGACGATCAATCCGGAAATTAAGAAACTGGCTTACTCTCAGATCCGCGGCAATGCAATTCGCATTCAAATTTCACCAGATGATCCTGTCTCAAAAAACGTTTCGCACTTTGTGATGTATGTTGAAATGGATGATAAGCGTTTCTTCTTAGCAGAGTACATCAAACAAAACCCCGAGGGGAAATTCATCGTCTTTGTGCGTACTCGCGTGCGTGCAGAGCGCGTGGCAGCTGCCATGGCGCGCGCGGAAATTGATACTCTCACCATTCACGGCGGCAACGATCAAACAGACCGTACAGAAGTGATGAAAGCCTTCCGCACAGGCGCTTGCCGCGTTTTAATTGCTACTGACGTCAGCGCCCGTGGTATTGATATTCCAAACGTAACCCATGTGGTGACCTATGACCTCCCTGAAAAACCTGAGAATTACGTTCACAGAGTGGGTCGTACAGGCCGTGGATTTAACAAAGGGATCGCTGTTTCTTTTTGCAGCACTGAAGAAAAGCCGCAACTTGAAGAAATTGAAAAGTTCCTCAATAAGAAAATCGAAGTCATCAAAGTGAGCAAGGCTGATTATAACTTCGTCGTGACCACTTCAAGTGCTATTGCTGAGAAGGATATTGATGCCAGCCTTCAGGCATTGCTGAACAGTGAAGATGAGTTTAAGAAGTCGAAGCGGAGGAAGAAGTAA
- a CDS encoding exodeoxyribonuclease (COG0708 Exonuclease III) — protein MKLISWNVNGLRSVHKKNFREWFEKETADIVCLQEIKVNESAIAKDEDFYHPAGYHSSWAFAEKAGYSGLAIYSKKEPEAVRNGLGIDKFDSEGRWLEADYGSMTVVNSYWPNSQRDHARLPFKLEFCLAAEKRLQDLRNQGREVIICGDFNIAHTEIDLRNPKTNMKNAGFLPEERAWMTKFLDKLEWVDSFRKFEKGPDHYTWWSYRPGVREKNIGWRLDYFLVNKEASDRLKAATHCPDVMGSDHCPVRLELKN, from the coding sequence ATGAAATTAATTTCCTGGAATGTGAACGGGCTCCGCTCGGTTCATAAGAAAAATTTTCGCGAATGGTTTGAAAAAGAGACGGCAGACATCGTTTGTCTTCAAGAGATCAAGGTCAATGAATCCGCTATTGCTAAGGATGAGGATTTTTATCACCCTGCGGGCTATCACTCTTCTTGGGCCTTTGCTGAAAAAGCAGGGTATTCTGGTTTAGCGATTTATTCAAAAAAAGAGCCCGAAGCGGTTCGTAATGGCCTAGGGATCGACAAATTTGACTCTGAAGGGCGTTGGTTAGAGGCCGACTATGGCTCTATGACCGTGGTGAATAGTTATTGGCCCAACAGTCAAAGAGATCACGCGCGTTTACCGTTTAAGCTAGAGTTCTGCTTAGCCGCTGAAAAGCGTCTGCAAGATCTCAGAAATCAGGGACGCGAGGTTATCATCTGTGGTGATTTCAATATTGCGCACACAGAAATCGATCTCCGCAATCCAAAGACAAATATGAAGAACGCAGGCTTCTTACCTGAAGAGCGAGCTTGGATGACAAAGTTTCTGGACAAGCTTGAGTGGGTGGATAGTTTTAGGAAGTTTGAAAAAGGCCCTGATCATTACACATGGTGGAGTTATCGTCCCGGAGTTCGAGAAAAGAACATTGGGTGGCGCCTGGATTATTTCTTAGTGAATAAAGAAGCTTCGGATCGCTTAAAAGCGGCGACCCATTGCCCCGACGTGATGGGTTCTGATCACTGCCCAGTACGACTTGAATTGAAGAACTAG
- a CDS encoding AAA ATPase (COG1112 Superfamily I DNA and RNA helicases and helicase subunits) codes for MKPNAPIEVGSLIKMLQLEKKAQYRRYKLETEAPLSRICDSGDALGPLLLARKLSTSKWILTGKAFYSRFRSGDLVEIHIQKENTDSSKKFLDGWVVERVYYPSPGAIEVVLSGGKIADLNKTQEIFLFQSSGGIYRNHMENRLRAFSQNDEPIILADDSYDLNIDDDKFRKVYEQLNKKQQEALHILIGNNFNGAVQGPPGTGKTQLLRSVISLAVNSGLRVGVAAFTNSAVDNLLSRIVGDSFDSSWIRVASLGKVRQDLYDQSLSMMNFVAEGFSATTRSKSLIGTTLHKLAFSKNTPKFDLLVIDEAGQVPVYFWPFIQRMTKRLILVGDQFQLPPVLSEKHSNLRHDNIFSFFVNNETPMLETQYRMRREIQEWSSNRFYKGKLKPHVSVSNRDYYAHSPAFVADSFIAQRQFTSSSHNTSQAEANFIADKIERLTVFKEDLGSVGVICPYRSQAGVVNSALQSKLGVEAASKVLVDTVERFQGQEREAIFLSLGGSGQSQEDLHFLSDPRRLNVAVTRARSRFYCLFDQNLLQNSRNVRTKDLHEFLEWVTNGKLAAKRAA; via the coding sequence ATGAAGCCGAATGCACCCATTGAAGTGGGCTCTCTTATTAAGATGTTGCAGTTAGAGAAGAAAGCTCAATACAGAAGATACAAACTTGAAACGGAAGCTCCCTTGAGTCGCATCTGTGATAGTGGCGATGCTTTGGGGCCATTGCTACTAGCGAGGAAGCTTTCTACATCAAAATGGATTTTAACTGGTAAGGCCTTTTACTCTCGTTTTCGATCAGGCGATCTGGTTGAGATTCATATTCAAAAAGAAAATACAGACTCCTCTAAAAAGTTTTTGGATGGATGGGTTGTTGAGCGAGTCTATTATCCATCACCGGGAGCTATCGAAGTTGTTCTAAGTGGCGGAAAAATAGCAGATCTCAATAAGACCCAAGAGATCTTTCTCTTCCAGAGCTCTGGCGGGATTTATCGCAATCATATGGAGAATAGATTACGAGCATTTTCTCAGAATGATGAACCCATTATTCTAGCTGATGATTCATATGATTTAAATATTGATGATGATAAGTTTCGGAAAGTTTACGAACAATTAAATAAGAAACAGCAAGAAGCACTTCACATATTGATTGGAAATAATTTTAATGGCGCAGTACAAGGGCCGCCTGGCACGGGTAAGACTCAATTGCTTCGTTCTGTCATATCATTGGCGGTAAACTCAGGATTAAGAGTTGGTGTGGCAGCATTTACAAATTCTGCAGTCGATAATCTTTTAAGTAGAATTGTCGGGGACTCCTTTGACAGTTCTTGGATTAGGGTCGCTTCATTAGGCAAAGTTCGCCAAGATTTGTATGATCAGAGTTTATCAATGATGAACTTCGTTGCTGAAGGATTTTCAGCAACCACCCGATCAAAAAGTTTAATAGGTACGACGCTTCATAAACTCGCATTCAGCAAAAATACTCCTAAATTTGATTTATTGGTTATTGACGAAGCTGGGCAGGTGCCAGTTTATTTTTGGCCATTTATCCAGCGTATGACCAAAAGATTGATCTTAGTGGGAGATCAATTTCAACTCCCCCCTGTTCTATCCGAGAAGCACAGTAACCTTCGTCACGATAATATATTTTCTTTCTTCGTAAATAATGAAACACCAATGCTTGAGACTCAGTATCGAATGAGGCGAGAGATTCAGGAGTGGTCATCCAATAGATTCTATAAAGGAAAACTTAAACCTCATGTCTCAGTGTCCAATCGAGACTACTACGCTCACAGTCCGGCCTTTGTGGCGGATTCGTTTATTGCGCAACGACAGTTTACTTCATCCTCGCATAACACTTCCCAAGCAGAAGCAAATTTCATAGCTGATAAGATCGAACGACTCACAGTTTTTAAAGAAGACTTAGGTTCGGTTGGCGTGATATGTCCCTATCGTTCTCAAGCGGGTGTTGTTAATTCCGCACTTCAGTCAAAACTTGGCGTTGAGGCAGCGTCTAAAGTTCTGGTAGATACGGTTGAGAGATTTCAGGGGCAGGAAAGAGAAGCAATATTTCTTTCTCTTGGCGGTTCAGGTCAATCACAGGAAGATCTTCATTTTCTATCAGACCCACGTCGTTTAAATGTTGCAGTAACGCGTGCTAGATCCCGATTTTATTGTCTCTTCGACCAGAACTTACTTCAGAATTCTCGAAATGTAAGAACAAAAGATCTTCATGAGTTTTTGGAATGGGTTACGAATGGAAAGCTTGCCGCTAAAAGAGCAGCCTAA
- a CDS encoding hexapeptide repeat-containing transferase (COG0110 Acetyltransferase (isoleucine patch superfamily)), with amino-acid sequence MDSKKSHKERMIAGELYLGTDLELIEDQRTVQTLVRDFNKSKPKDAGRRWDLLGQIFANVGKNTVIRPPFHCDYGYNISIGERCYLNFGCVFLDCTSISLGDEVLLGPGVQIYTAAHPLESIPRRQGWEFALPVRIDSGVWIGGGAIICPGITIGENSVIGAGSVVTKNIPANVLAVGNPCRVIKENKSAL; translated from the coding sequence ATGGATTCTAAAAAAAGTCACAAAGAAAGAATGATCGCGGGTGAGTTGTATCTGGGGACTGATCTTGAACTCATTGAAGATCAGCGTACAGTTCAAACACTAGTGCGAGATTTTAATAAAAGTAAACCTAAAGATGCTGGCCGCCGTTGGGATCTGCTAGGGCAAATCTTTGCAAATGTCGGTAAAAACACTGTCATTCGTCCGCCGTTTCATTGCGATTATGGCTATAACATTTCCATAGGTGAAAGATGTTATCTCAATTTTGGTTGCGTCTTTTTAGACTGTACAAGTATCTCTCTGGGCGATGAGGTTTTATTGGGCCCAGGGGTTCAAATCTATACTGCAGCCCATCCTCTAGAGTCTATTCCACGAAGACAAGGGTGGGAGTTTGCCTTACCAGTGAGGATCGACTCCGGGGTATGGATCGGCGGGGGCGCCATTATTTGCCCAGGAATCACAATCGGTGAAAACTCCGTCATTGGAGCGGGGAGTGTTGTGACCAAAAACATTCCGGCAAATGTTCTGGCCGTTGGTAATCCATGTCGAGTGATTAAGGAGAATAAAAGCGCTCTTTAA
- a CDS encoding peptidase S58 DmpA (COG3191 L-aminopeptidase/D-esterase) encodes MKFNFRPGPRNLITDVENIRVGQAENTQVWTGTSVLLFDNSAVAAVDVRGGAPGTRDTDALNPSCLVDRIDAIVLSGGSVFGLGASSAVTDTLASRGIGFPIGPARAPIVPSAVLFDLLNGGNKEWGDKSPYADLGRAALDSAGLDFKLGNAGAGFGAKAGPFKGGLGSASSISGDGLQVGAYVAVNCVGSPVMPGQACFWAWPFEQANEMGGQPLPSASINFDSQEEAWTGSPLDSVINQAGENTTIGVVATNARLTKSEALRIAIMAQDGYARSIRPVHTPFDGDTVFAVSTGHWGTDIENRADLVNRIGLVAADCLARAVARGVYEASALGALPAYRDVNGKYLKKK; translated from the coding sequence ATGAAGTTCAACTTCCGACCTGGCCCGCGCAACTTAATTACCGATGTAGAAAATATTCGCGTAGGACAAGCTGAAAATACCCAAGTATGGACTGGAACTTCAGTTCTTTTATTTGATAATTCAGCAGTCGCTGCCGTCGACGTTCGAGGCGGTGCCCCTGGAACTCGTGATACAGATGCTCTCAATCCTAGCTGCCTAGTCGATCGCATTGATGCCATCGTTCTCAGCGGCGGTTCGGTCTTCGGGCTGGGAGCATCTTCAGCAGTCACAGACACTCTTGCTTCCCGTGGTATTGGCTTCCCCATTGGACCTGCTCGCGCTCCGATTGTTCCAAGCGCCGTCCTTTTTGATCTCCTGAATGGAGGCAATAAAGAATGGGGTGATAAATCTCCCTATGCCGATCTGGGCAGAGCGGCTCTTGACAGTGCAGGATTAGATTTCAAACTCGGCAATGCCGGAGCTGGCTTCGGCGCCAAAGCGGGACCTTTTAAGGGAGGCTTAGGAAGTGCTTCTTCTATTTCAGGCGACGGACTTCAAGTCGGTGCCTATGTTGCTGTGAACTGTGTTGGTAGCCCCGTGATGCCGGGACAAGCTTGTTTCTGGGCGTGGCCTTTTGAACAAGCCAATGAAATGGGAGGTCAACCTCTTCCATCGGCTTCCATCAATTTTGATTCCCAAGAAGAGGCTTGGACAGGATCTCCTTTGGATAGCGTCATCAATCAGGCTGGCGAAAACACGACTATTGGAGTTGTTGCCACGAACGCTCGATTAACAAAATCAGAAGCACTTCGTATTGCGATCATGGCACAAGATGGGTATGCACGCTCCATCCGACCAGTACACACTCCTTTTGATGGAGATACGGTCTTTGCTGTTTCTACAGGTCATTGGGGAACCGATATAGAAAATCGCGCCGACCTTGTAAATCGCATCGGACTTGTTGCTGCTGATTGCCTGGCACGCGCAGTAGCGCGTGGAGTGTATGAAGCTTCGGCCCTTGGGGCTTTGCCTGCGTATCGCGATGTGAATGGTAAATATCTTAAGAAAAAATAG
- a CDS encoding hypothetical protein (COG2828 Uncharacterized protein conserved in bacteria), with amino-acid sequence MRGGTSKGLFIHESDLPKNRDKVLLRLMGSPDSYLRQLDGIGGGISSTSKVCILKKSERADCDIDFTFAQVHVDQALVDYKGNCGNMSAAVGPAALEMGLLTGHEGSNTLRIFNTNTQKIIHARFDCKDGLPCYSGNFKIPGVSQSGAPIRLDFLNPAGASTGKLLPTDNPEDLFIGLDGRTIPGSCVDAANAAVFFCAQDLGLQGVETSQEDFQKVLPEIAHLRAQASVKMGIAKTLEEAQSIATIPYVGIISSPRDFQSLSNELISHKDQDLCIRVIAGGQVHKALPLTVSLCTAVAMKIPGTLVAKVASRTEAEIVQLGMPSGILSVGAETQNSSVVSGSFYRTARLLMVGEAYWEE; translated from the coding sequence ATGCGCGGCGGGACCAGCAAAGGTCTATTTATTCACGAATCCGATCTTCCTAAAAATAGAGATAAGGTTTTGCTACGCCTTATGGGAAGCCCTGATAGTTATTTGCGCCAGCTCGATGGAATTGGTGGGGGGATCTCTTCAACCTCTAAGGTTTGTATTCTCAAAAAATCTGAAAGAGCTGATTGCGATATTGATTTCACTTTTGCTCAAGTACATGTGGATCAAGCATTGGTAGACTATAAAGGAAACTGCGGAAATATGTCAGCAGCAGTTGGTCCCGCAGCCCTTGAAATGGGGTTACTGACAGGCCACGAGGGATCTAACACTCTTCGTATTTTTAACACGAATACACAAAAAATTATTCACGCGCGCTTTGATTGTAAAGATGGACTCCCTTGTTATTCCGGCAATTTCAAAATTCCGGGAGTCTCACAAAGTGGTGCTCCGATTCGTTTAGATTTTTTAAACCCCGCAGGGGCGAGCACTGGAAAGCTTCTGCCTACTGACAACCCGGAAGATCTTTTTATAGGGCTTGATGGCAGAACAATTCCAGGGTCCTGTGTGGATGCTGCAAATGCGGCTGTCTTTTTTTGCGCTCAAGATTTGGGCCTACAAGGTGTGGAAACATCTCAAGAAGATTTCCAGAAAGTTCTGCCCGAGATCGCGCATCTGCGCGCGCAAGCCAGTGTAAAAATGGGAATCGCAAAAACATTGGAAGAAGCCCAATCCATCGCCACGATTCCTTATGTGGGGATTATAAGTTCGCCGAGGGATTTTCAAAGTCTCTCCAACGAGTTGATCTCTCATAAAGACCAAGATCTTTGCATTCGCGTGATTGCTGGGGGACAAGTTCATAAGGCCCTCCCCTTGACGGTTTCTCTTTGCACGGCTGTTGCCATGAAGATCCCTGGAACTCTTGTTGCCAAGGTGGCTTCGAGAACTGAAGCGGAGATCGTTCAACTGGGCATGCCCTCAGGTATTTTAAGTGTCGGCGCGGAGACGCAGAACTCTTCGGTTGTATCAGGAAGCTTCTATAGAACAGCTCGCCTTTTAATGGTGGGAGAAGCCTATTGGGAAGAGTAA